The Candidatus Eisenbacteria bacterium DNA segment GCCCCGCCGCAGCCTCCCGCTCCAACCGCCCCGAACAGCTGTACACCTGCACCGTCACCGGCGAGGGACGTCCGCGCGTGACGTTGATGCCCACCTCGCGGCTCGCGAAGGCCCCCGTTGGGGAGAACACCCTCGGAGCAAATGGGCGCCCGGCCAGGGTCCCGTTACCTGTGATAACGCTCGACTCGGCGAAAAGCGCATACCGCCCGGCAGCGTGATCGGGAGAGCCACACTCCCGATCGTCTCGCCCAAGCGCTGCCAGCCCGAGCGGTTGAGTTATAGACCGCCAGGTGCGCAGAGGCTCTTCCCTGGAGAGCCTTTGGCCGATCATAGTCCCAACATTGCACCGGGGCGCAAGGAGCCACCATCGCGTGGCCGCCGTTGATGAGCGCTCACCCAAAGAATACGCCGACCCGTAAAGCGCCCACGATACGAGCTTGGTCGGCAGCTCCTGCATCGTAAAGACCACGGTGGTGGTGTCTCTTGCGTTCACCTGCATGTTGGTCTTCTCGGCCCAGCGGAATCCAACACACCTGACACGCAGCGTGTAGACACCGGGCGGAACGAACGAGGTCGTGAAGTATCCCGTCGAGTCAGTGCGCGCTGCCCTCTGGCTATTCAAGACCAGCACGTTCGCTCCTTGAATCCCGATCCCTCTCTCATCCACAACCTTTCCGGCGCCGGTGCCTGAACGATCACCAAGAGGAGACGCATGAGCGGGGTTCAGCAAACAGGTGAGGAAGACCAGGTGGATGAACCCCGACCTCGCTTCCGGCCCGCGGTTCGGCAGTCAAACAGGTTGACGAGGGAATAGAGGTCGATTGCGTCTAGATACGGACGCAGCGCGGGCCGGCTGATGACCGGGCACCTCATGCAGAAGGTCCAGCCGGAGGTGTTCGTATCGCGCTCGATCTCGGCGGGTATGTCAAGACACGAGAGGAAAATCCGGTGGGTCTCCGTCCCCGCTTTGATGTCGCGATTCAAGAACCGCTCGAGCGCCTGGTGGCCAGGGCAGGTCGAATCGACTTCGAAGAGCCCGGGCCCGAACCGATAGTCCACCGTCCAAACGCCATTGCCGAACGGCCCCAGAAGGTCGCCGCGAAAGAGCTCGCGGTTAAGTAAGCGAAGGGGCTCCTGATCCTCCTTCATGACCCCCTGGGTCGCGACGAAATTGGAGTCTGCCCGACTGCTCACGACCCCGCGTCTACGGATAGCGTCCGGCTTACCTTCCCAGTTCATGACTTCGCGAATATGGGCCGACGCCTCTCCGGGCCAAAAGATCGCTAGTCGAGGTCACCACGCTCGAGCGCTATCTCCTCGTCGGCTACGTCGTCGAACAGCCGGATGTGAAGCGTGTCGGGTTCTGGCCGTGGCGGCACCCAAGTCGAGTCCCGCACCAGCCTATACGAGAGTTCCCCGAGGGTATCCGCCCGGTAGCTATTAACGTTGAGCTGCATTTGTGAGCACTCGAACAATGGATGGATCCTTCTATGCGATGGGTAGCCCACCCGGAGCGCCGGCATGGGCTTCACGATGTCCCGTTCGGACGTCACCTTCATCCGATCGAGGCGCCTTACACTCTTCAGGGACCCGGAGGTAATCCGTGCCGCAATCAGGATCGCGTTGTGCACGGCTGTCACTTCCGCAGTGGCGACCTCCCTGCCGTTGTCGTGAAATCGCAGGCCGGCCCCGGAACCGAGCCACAGGGAATCGTGGGAAGCTAGGTAGACGCGATCGCCTTGGGCCCAAATGACGCGCGCGTTGAGAGCGCCTGCGCTGCCTGGCCCGGCCCTGACGGGGTCGCCCCAATTCTTGAGCGGACGCGCCCGCGTCGGGTACTTCGGACTCATCGAAAAGTTCACCTTCGTCGTGCCATAGGCCTTCACACGCACATTGGGCCGTTCTATTGACTGGTAGCCAATGGCATGGACCCTCATCGTGTACGTCCCCTCAGGAACTCTGGGAAAAGTGAATTGGCCAGTCGAATCGCTTAGCGCACCCAGCTGGGCGCCCAGGATCAGAACATTTGCCCACAGGATTCCGACCCCGTCCTTGTCGGAAACTCTGCCAGAAACCGTTGCGGCATCAATCGCTGCCCTCACGTCTTGCG contains these protein-coding regions:
- a CDS encoding carboxypeptidase regulatory-like domain-containing protein; its protein translation is MKPPPGRSARIRVILACLFLLLAQDVRAAIDAATVSGRVSDKDGVGILWANVLILGAQLGALSDSTGQFTFPRVPEGTYTMRVHAIGYQSIERPNVRVKAYGTTKVNFSMSPKYPTRARPLKNWGDPVRAGPGSAGALNARVIWAQGDRVYLASHDSLWLGSGAGLRFHDNGREVATAEVTAVHNAILIAARITSGSLKSVRRLDRMKVTSERDIVKPMPALRVGYPSHRRIHPLFECSQMQLNVNSYRADTLGELSYRLVRDSTWVPPRPEPDTLHIRLFDDVADEEIALERGDLD